Proteins encoded together in one Amblyomma americanum isolate KBUSLIRL-KWMA chromosome 1, ASM5285725v1, whole genome shotgun sequence window:
- the LOC144114516 gene encoding uncharacterized protein LOC144114516 — translation MVNCAVVGCSNRSDVTGRKKRPTSARFFSLPKVIENQCERTKTLSAKRRSLWLARIKRANFNHESPNVRVCGVHFIKGEPSNLFDETNPDWAPSLSLGHGTRHADSARHDRRAKRLAHKRRADVEATAVASEASPRACPDSPQPPQAEEVSADENETGIAVQTDMTTQDIQALEKHSVLLNEHLGAHLVEPAEMATASTAAPSVGARLRRCYATSAQGRSSATAYGIRMKSATSQNGS, via the exons atggtcaactgcgccgttgtgggctgctccaatcgcagcgacgttacagggagaaagaaaaggccaactagcgcgaggtttttctctctgccgaaagtgatcgaaaaccagtgcgagcgaaccaagactctgagtgcgaagcgccgcagcttgtggttagcacgcataaaacgtgctaatttcaaccacgaaagccccaatgtgcgcgtctgcggtgtgcatttcataaaag gagaaccgtccaacctgttcgacgagacaaatccagactgggccccgtctctcagtctcggccacgggaccaggcatgctgattccgcgcggcacgatcgcagagcaaaaagactcgctcacaagcgacgggccgatgttgaagcgacagcagtggcatcggaggcgtcgccgcgtgcctgtcccgattccccacagccaccgcaagccgaggaagtcagcgccgatgaaaatgagacag gaatCGCTGTTCAAACCGACATGACCACGCAAGACATACAGGCACTGGAAAAGCATTCTGTACTGCTGAATGAACATCT aggagcacatctggtggagccaGCGGAGATGGCAACGGCGTCgacagcggcgccatctgttggagcgcggctgcggcgttgctacgCAACttcggctcaaggtcgttcgtcggccacggcatatggCATACGGATGAAGAGCGCGACCAGCCAAAATGGCTCGTAG